The following are encoded together in the Streptomyces flavofungini genome:
- a CDS encoding MFS transporter — MSHATTHPRGDRATRGTGGVVPVLAFAGIVVAVMQTLLVPVIKDLPTLLGTEPSNATWVMTSTLLAGAVSTPIMGRLGDLFGKRRMLLTSLAVMVVGSLVCAFTDDLLVMIVGRALQGFAMGAIPLGIGLMRDELPREKLGSAMALMSSSIGVGGGLALPAAALVAQHTDWHALFFGAAGLGVLAMLLIFFLVPESPLRAEGTFDVAGALGLSAGLVLFLLPITKGSDWGWSSGLTLGLFGASAAVLLLWGVMELRLQAPLVDLRTTARREVLLTNLASIMVGVAFYAISLVLPQLLQLPTSTGYGLGQSMVVAGLCVAPLGLTMMFTAPVYARLSAKYGPKVTLILGLLIIAVGYGAGLGLMSAAWQTIVISVIVGAGIGLAYSSLPALIIGAVDPSETGAANGLNTLMRSIGTSVSSAVIGMVLANTATHAGPVDIPTMEGFRTSFLIATGAVAIGLLLALFLPGRGRAPAQEKPQLRASSEEDAGIERAARAVRALGGFQGRVLAASGAPVARAKVTLIDHRGRQAGAALTDGEGRYALEVPADGPYVLAATAAGHAPHAASAAHPGGERPVEVDLALPGESEVLA; from the coding sequence ATGTCCCACGCGACGACCCACCCCCGCGGTGACCGCGCCACGCGCGGAACCGGCGGTGTCGTCCCCGTCCTCGCCTTCGCGGGCATCGTCGTCGCCGTCATGCAGACGCTGCTCGTCCCCGTCATCAAGGACCTGCCGACGCTGCTCGGCACCGAGCCCTCCAACGCCACCTGGGTCATGACCTCGACCCTGCTCGCGGGCGCCGTCTCCACGCCGATCATGGGCCGCCTCGGCGACCTCTTCGGCAAGCGCCGGATGCTGCTCACCAGCCTCGCCGTGATGGTCGTCGGCTCCCTGGTCTGCGCGTTCACCGACGACCTGCTCGTGATGATCGTCGGCCGGGCCCTGCAGGGCTTCGCGATGGGCGCGATACCGCTCGGCATCGGCCTGATGCGCGACGAGCTGCCGCGCGAGAAGCTCGGCTCCGCGATGGCCCTGATGAGTTCGTCCATCGGCGTCGGCGGCGGCCTCGCCCTGCCCGCCGCCGCCCTCGTCGCCCAGCACACCGACTGGCACGCGCTGTTCTTCGGGGCCGCGGGCCTCGGCGTCCTCGCGATGCTGCTCATCTTCTTCCTGGTGCCGGAGAGCCCGCTGCGCGCCGAGGGCACCTTCGACGTGGCCGGCGCCCTCGGCCTGTCCGCCGGACTCGTGCTCTTCCTGCTGCCCATCACCAAGGGCAGCGACTGGGGCTGGAGTTCGGGCCTGACCCTCGGGCTCTTCGGGGCCTCGGCCGCCGTCCTGCTCCTGTGGGGCGTGATGGAACTGCGCCTGCAGGCACCGCTGGTGGACCTGCGCACCACCGCCCGCCGCGAGGTGCTGCTCACCAACCTCGCCTCGATCATGGTCGGCGTCGCCTTCTACGCCATCTCGCTCGTCCTGCCCCAGCTCCTCCAACTGCCCACGTCCACCGGGTACGGCCTCGGCCAGTCCATGGTCGTCGCGGGCCTGTGCGTGGCACCGCTCGGCCTGACGATGATGTTCACCGCTCCGGTGTACGCGCGCCTCTCGGCGAAGTACGGCCCGAAGGTCACCCTCATCCTCGGCCTGCTGATCATCGCGGTCGGCTACGGAGCGGGCCTCGGCCTGATGAGCGCCGCCTGGCAGACCATCGTCATCTCGGTGATCGTGGGCGCGGGCATCGGCCTCGCCTACTCCTCGCTTCCCGCCCTCATCATCGGCGCCGTCGACCCGTCCGAGACGGGCGCGGCCAACGGCCTCAACACCCTGATGCGGTCCATCGGCACGTCCGTGTCGAGCGCCGTCATCGGCATGGTGCTCGCCAACACCGCGACCCACGCGGGGCCGGTCGACATACCCACCATGGAGGGCTTCCGCACCTCCTTCCTCATCGCCACCGGCGCCGTCGCCATCGGGCTGCTGCTCGCCCTGTTCCTGCCGGGACGGGGGCGCGCGCCCGCCCAGGAGAAGCCGCAGCTGCGGGCCAGCAGCGAGGAGGACGCGGGCATCGAACGGGCCGCGCGGGCCGTGCGGGCCCTCGGCGGCTTCCAGGGCCGGGTCCTCGCCGCCTCCGGGGCGCCGGTCGCACGGGCCAAGGTCACGCTGATCGACCACCGGGGCAGGCAGGCGGGCGCCGCGCTGACGGACGGCGAGGGGCGCTACGCCCTGGAGGTCCCGGCCGACGGCCCCTACGTCCTCGCCGCGACGGCCGCGGGACACGCCCCGCACGCCGCGTCCGCCGCGCACCCCGGCGGGGAGCGGCCGGTGGAGGTCGACCTGGCCCTGCCGGGCGAGAGCGAGGTCCTGGCCTGA
- a CDS encoding MFS transporter, whose protein sequence is MLQTPADTPTSRISGRPTPPTWLVVAAACAGQFLVVLDVSVVNVALPSMRTDLGLSATGLQWVVNAYSIAFAGFMLLGGRAGDLFGRKRMFLVGLGLFTLASLAGGLAQEGWQLLLARAVQGLGAAVLAPSTLTILTSAVPEGPARVRAIATWSAVGAGGGAAGGLVGGLLTDGLSWRWTLLVNVPVGVLVLAAALRWISESRASGARRLDLPGAVLVTGGIATLAYGIVQTEVEGWTAAATVVPLALGLALIGAFLAVEARAKAPLMPLALFRVRSVSAANATMFVCGMGMFAMWFFMTLYAQNVLGYTPLEAGLALIPSSVSVVVGSKVAPRLMRVLGARSVTVIGVLVAAVGFLWQWRALDADGAYVTSIMLPGILMMLGAGLAGTPLASLATSGADPGDAGLVAGLINTSRTMGGSLGLAVLSTIAASRTGDRPGTHALAEGYAQAFLWGAVFLTAAVVLVLVAMPKPDRSSPSGD, encoded by the coding sequence ATGCTCCAGACCCCCGCCGACACCCCGACCTCCCGCATATCGGGTCGCCCCACTCCGCCCACCTGGCTCGTCGTGGCCGCCGCGTGCGCCGGACAGTTCCTCGTCGTCCTCGACGTGTCCGTCGTGAACGTGGCGCTGCCGTCGATGCGGACCGATCTCGGCCTGAGCGCCACGGGGTTGCAGTGGGTCGTGAACGCGTACTCCATCGCGTTCGCCGGGTTCATGCTGCTCGGCGGGCGGGCCGGTGACCTCTTCGGGCGCAAGCGGATGTTCCTGGTGGGCCTCGGGCTCTTCACGCTGGCCTCGCTCGCGGGCGGGCTCGCCCAGGAGGGCTGGCAACTGCTGCTCGCGCGGGCCGTGCAGGGCCTCGGCGCCGCCGTGCTCGCCCCCTCGACGCTGACGATCCTCACCTCCGCCGTGCCGGAGGGGCCCGCCCGGGTGCGGGCCATCGCCACCTGGTCCGCGGTCGGGGCGGGCGGCGGCGCCGCGGGCGGACTCGTCGGCGGCCTGCTCACCGACGGCCTGTCCTGGCGCTGGACGCTGCTCGTCAACGTGCCCGTCGGCGTCCTCGTCCTCGCCGCCGCGCTGCGCTGGATCAGCGAGAGCCGCGCGAGCGGCGCGCGCCGCCTCGACCTGCCCGGGGCCGTGCTCGTGACCGGCGGCATCGCCACCCTCGCGTACGGCATCGTGCAGACCGAGGTGGAGGGCTGGACCGCCGCCGCCACCGTGGTGCCGCTGGCCCTCGGGCTCGCCCTGATCGGCGCCTTCCTCGCCGTCGAGGCCCGCGCCAAGGCGCCCCTGATGCCGCTCGCGCTGTTCCGGGTGCGGTCCGTGTCGGCCGCCAACGCCACGATGTTCGTCTGCGGCATGGGCATGTTCGCCATGTGGTTCTTCATGACCCTCTACGCCCAGAACGTCCTCGGCTACACGCCGCTGGAGGCCGGGCTCGCCCTGATCCCCAGCTCGGTCAGCGTCGTCGTCGGCTCCAAGGTCGCCCCCCGCCTGATGCGCGTCCTCGGCGCCCGCAGCGTCACGGTCATCGGTGTCCTCGTCGCCGCCGTGGGCTTCCTCTGGCAGTGGCGGGCCCTCGACGCCGACGGGGCGTACGTCACCTCGATCATGCTCCCCGGCATCCTGATGATGCTCGGCGCCGGACTCGCGGGCACGCCCCTCGCCTCCCTCGCCACGAGCGGCGCCGACCCCGGCGACGCGGGCCTCGTCGCCGGACTCATCAACACCTCCCGCACCATGGGCGGCTCCCTCGGCCTCGCGGTCCTCTCCACCATCGCCGCGTCCCGCACCGGCGACCGCCCCGGCACCCACGCCCTGGCCGAGGGCTACGCCCAGGCGTTCCTGTGGGGAGCGGTGTTCCTGACGGCGGCGGTGGTGCTCGTGCTGGTGGCGA
- a CDS encoding lipid-transfer protein: protein MQSYIVGVGMTKFEKPETRDWQYWDMAKEAGTAALADARITYEQVEQVVAGYCFQASTAGQRAAYELGLTGVPVYNVNNNCATGSTALMMARQFVAGGQSECVLALGFEKMKRGSLGGGSDGDFATSPVARHYGVMAARHGFEASPPTAQLFGNAAREHMERYGTTPAQLAAVAAKNHRHSVNNPNAQFQDAYTTEEILAARTVHAPLTKLQCSPTSDGAAAVVVASEAFVDRHGLGDRAVEITAQAMTTDTAESFASGSCLDVVGTPMARAAARKVYDASGLGPDDLDVIELHDCFSVNELLTYEALGLCEEGESGKLVESGATTYGGRWVVNPSGGLISKGHPLGATGLAQATELSWQLRGEAGPRQVPGARTALAHNVGLGGAAMVTLLTRPRL, encoded by the coding sequence GTGCAGAGCTACATCGTCGGCGTCGGCATGACGAAGTTCGAGAAGCCCGAGACCCGCGACTGGCAGTACTGGGACATGGCGAAGGAGGCGGGCACCGCCGCGCTCGCCGACGCCCGGATCACCTACGAGCAAGTGGAGCAGGTCGTCGCCGGATACTGCTTCCAGGCGTCGACGGCGGGCCAGCGGGCGGCATACGAGCTGGGCCTGACCGGAGTGCCGGTCTACAACGTCAACAACAACTGCGCCACGGGCTCCACGGCCCTCATGATGGCCCGGCAGTTCGTGGCGGGCGGGCAGAGCGAGTGCGTCCTCGCGCTCGGCTTCGAGAAGATGAAGCGCGGCTCGCTCGGCGGCGGCAGCGACGGCGACTTCGCGACATCCCCGGTGGCCCGGCACTACGGCGTCATGGCGGCCCGGCACGGCTTCGAGGCCTCGCCGCCCACGGCCCAGCTCTTCGGCAACGCGGCACGCGAGCACATGGAGCGGTACGGCACCACGCCCGCGCAGCTCGCGGCGGTCGCCGCGAAGAACCACCGGCACTCCGTCAACAACCCCAACGCCCAGTTCCAGGACGCGTACACGACCGAGGAGATCCTCGCCGCGCGGACCGTGCACGCCCCGCTCACCAAGCTCCAGTGCTCCCCGACGTCGGACGGCGCCGCCGCCGTGGTCGTGGCGTCCGAGGCGTTCGTGGACCGGCACGGGCTCGGGGACCGCGCCGTCGAGATCACGGCCCAGGCCATGACGACCGACACCGCGGAGTCCTTCGCCTCCGGCAGCTGCCTCGACGTCGTCGGCACCCCGATGGCCCGCGCGGCCGCCCGCAAGGTGTACGACGCCTCGGGGCTCGGCCCCGACGACCTCGACGTCATCGAGCTGCACGACTGCTTCTCCGTCAACGAACTCCTCACCTACGAGGCCCTCGGCCTCTGCGAGGAGGGCGAATCCGGCAAGCTCGTGGAGTCCGGCGCGACGACGTACGGCGGCCGCTGGGTGGTGAACCCCTCCGGCGGCCTCATCTCCAAGGGCCACCCCCTGGGCGCGACCGGCCTGGCCCAGGCCACCGAACTCAGCTGGCAGCTGCGGGGCGAGGCGGGACCGCGCCAGGTCCCCGGGGCGCGGACGGCACTCGCGCACAACGTCGGCCTCGGCGGGGCGGCGATGGTGACGCTCCTCACGCGACCGCGGCTGTAG